One genomic region from Bradyrhizobium icense encodes:
- the metK gene encoding methionine adenosyltransferase — protein sequence MRASYLFTSESVSEGHPDKVCDRISDEIVDLFYREGPKAGIDPWQIRAACETLATTNKVVIAGETRGPKSVTNEHIESVVRDAIKDIGYEQEGFHWQKADIEILLHPQSADIAQGVDAKQPSNQEEGAGDQGIMFGYATNETPDLMPAPIFYAHKILRLISEARHSGREKVLGPDSKSQVTVQYENGKPVGVREIVVSHQHLVEDLTSSQVRDIVEPYVREALPKEWINGKTIWHINPTGKFYIGGPDGDSGLTGRKIIVDTYGGAAPHGGGAFSGKDPTKVDRSAAYAARYLAKNIVAAGLADRCTLQLAYAIGVARPLSIYIDTHGTGKVPEDQLEEAVAQAMDLTPRGIRTHLDLNRPIYARTSAYGHFGRTPDNEGGFSWEKTDLVEPLKRAI from the coding sequence ATGCGCGCCTCCTATCTCTTCACCAGCGAGTCGGTTTCCGAGGGTCATCCGGACAAGGTTTGCGATCGAATCTCGGACGAGATCGTCGATCTGTTCTACCGGGAAGGTCCGAAGGCGGGCATCGACCCATGGCAGATCCGCGCGGCCTGTGAAACGCTCGCCACCACCAACAAGGTAGTGATCGCCGGCGAAACCCGGGGACCGAAATCGGTCACCAATGAGCACATCGAAAGCGTGGTGCGCGATGCCATCAAGGACATCGGCTACGAGCAGGAAGGCTTCCACTGGCAGAAAGCCGACATCGAGATTCTGCTGCATCCGCAGTCGGCCGACATCGCGCAGGGCGTCGATGCCAAGCAGCCCAGCAACCAGGAAGAGGGCGCGGGCGACCAAGGCATCATGTTCGGCTACGCCACCAACGAGACGCCGGACCTGATGCCGGCGCCGATTTTCTACGCCCACAAGATCCTGCGTTTGATTTCCGAAGCGCGCCACTCCGGTCGCGAGAAGGTGCTCGGTCCGGACTCCAAGAGCCAGGTCACCGTGCAGTACGAGAACGGCAAGCCGGTCGGCGTCCGCGAGATCGTGGTCTCGCACCAGCATCTGGTGGAGGACCTGACGTCCAGTCAGGTTCGCGACATCGTCGAGCCCTATGTGCGCGAGGCGCTGCCGAAGGAGTGGATTAACGGCAAGACCATCTGGCACATCAATCCGACCGGCAAGTTCTACATCGGTGGCCCCGACGGCGATTCCGGGCTTACCGGGCGCAAGATCATTGTCGATACCTATGGCGGCGCGGCCCCGCATGGCGGTGGCGCCTTCTCCGGCAAGGATCCGACCAAGGTCGACCGTTCGGCCGCCTATGCCGCGCGCTATCTCGCCAAGAACATCGTCGCCGCCGGTCTTGCCGACCGCTGCACGCTGCAGCTTGCCTATGCGATCGGCGTGGCGCGGCCGCTGTCGATCTATATCGATACCCACGGCACCGGAAAGGTGCCGGAGGACCAGCTCGAAGAGGCGGTGGCTCAGGCCATGGATCTGACGCCGCGCGGCATCCGCACCCATCTCGACCTCAATCGCCCGATCTACGCGCGCACCTCGGCCTACGGCCATTTCGGCCGCACGCCGGACAATGAAGGCGGCTTCTCCTGGGAGAAGACCGACCTGGTCGAACCGCTCAAGCGCGCGATCTGA
- a CDS encoding CoA transferase, which translates to MPAGWLDSVRVLDLSNVIAGPHSTYYLARFGAEVIKIGPASPLYDCFNTIIYGMAHMRGKRSVLVDIGSSGGRELFERLVKSVDAVIWNATDLQVKRMGLDLESLKALNKYAMFCQLDCFGGVRCGPRSDYLGYENNVQATTGIMPRFGGSAETPEEHAHVGTIDVMGGFGAALGVAVALYQKAKTGHAGRAQTSLSALSGVLWIPFCYQYEGRGHFDEPPVSMLRAMMH; encoded by the coding sequence ATGCCGGCTGGATGGCTCGACAGCGTACGGGTTCTTGACCTGTCCAATGTCATCGCTGGCCCACATTCGACGTACTATCTCGCCCGTTTCGGTGCGGAGGTGATCAAGATCGGTCCGGCAAGTCCGCTTTACGACTGCTTTAACACGATCATCTACGGCATGGCCCATATGCGCGGCAAGCGCTCGGTTCTGGTGGATATCGGCTCATCCGGTGGCCGGGAGCTTTTCGAGAGGCTGGTGAAGTCGGTTGATGCCGTGATCTGGAACGCGACTGACCTGCAGGTCAAACGCATGGGGCTCGACCTGGAAAGCCTGAAAGCGCTCAACAAGTACGCGATGTTCTGCCAGCTCGATTGCTTCGGCGGCGTCCGTTGCGGCCCACGCAGCGACTATCTCGGCTATGAAAACAACGTCCAAGCGACGACTGGCATCATGCCGAGGTTCGGTGGTTCCGCGGAGACACCCGAGGAACACGCGCACGTCGGTACGATTGACGTAATGGGTGGGTTCGGCGCGGCTCTGGGCGTTGCCGTCGCGCTGTACCAGAAGGCCAAGACCGGCCACGCAGGGCGGGCCCAGACATCACTGTCGGCACTCTCCGGTGTCCTGTGGATCCCGTTCTGCTATCAGTATGAAGGGCGCGGACACTTCGATGAGCCCCCGGTCTCGATGCTCAGGGCTATGATGCACTGA
- a CDS encoding coenzyme F420 hydrogenase/dehydrogenase beta subunit N-terminal domain-containing protein: MREIHRSWSSEHIIRQTGAAGGILTALGRYLLTSGRVHAVLHVRADDRNPWLTTSTISRTPDGVCVPLSLATAHRRSRLSARLLDEGKLFAVIGKACEHLGCSCPRRSRPAGSNC, translated from the coding sequence ATGCGTGAAATACACAGGTCCTGGTCCAGCGAGCACATCATCCGTCAGACGGGGGCTGCAGGCGGCATCTTGACGGCGCTAGGCCGATATCTCCTTACCAGTGGCCGAGTCCATGCCGTGCTGCATGTCCGCGCCGACGATCGAAATCCCTGGCTGACAACATCCACGATCTCGAGAACGCCGGACGGAGTATGCGTGCCGCTCAGTCTCGCTACGGCCCATCGTCGCTCTCGTCTATCTGCACGGCTGCTCGACGAAGGCAAACTCTTTGCCGTGATTGGAAAAGCTTGCGAACATCTCGGCTGTTCGTGCCCTCGGAGGAGTCGACCCGCGGGTTCGAACTGCTGA